A genomic region of bacterium contains the following coding sequences:
- a CDS encoding radical SAM protein, with the protein MINFLSKMKRYQHIVTTNLRFPKKLLNLLGTYYGTLKKPASYPFLPYSLDLEPTVRCNLRCPSCQSPLFKRSQKDMPFSLFKKILDQFDTLLELKITGMGEPLLNKDFFKMVRYAKEKNISVFSFSNAKIIDYNLAQEIIQSGLREITISIDGATLTTHNQIRVGSDLNQVLGALEMLVSIRGKLRYPIISGWFVGRKSNIHELLDLIAICKKIGLDYLTLQHDLTYWGKEDFKEKMKNEALGRNIDSLKEIIREASKKASSLEFKFIHYQKNKFYHRLGRECYWPWRSCFIASDGRVVPCCLLADPEIINFGDLSKEEFKEIWNNINYQNFREKIKKHQIPSFCRDCYE; encoded by the coding sequence ATGATAAATTTTCTATCAAAGATGAAGAGATATCAACATATTGTAACCACTAATCTAAGATTTCCTAAAAAATTACTTAATCTTTTAGGTACCTATTATGGCACCTTAAAGAAACCTGCATCCTATCCTTTTCTTCCTTATTCCTTAGATCTAGAACCTACGGTCAGATGTAATTTAAGATGCCCTTCTTGTCAATCTCCTCTTTTTAAGAGAAGTCAGAAAGATATGCCTTTTTCTCTCTTTAAGAAGATCTTGGACCAGTTTGATACTTTACTGGAATTAAAGATTACCGGGATGGGAGAACCTCTCTTAAATAAAGACTTCTTTAAGATGGTTCGTTATGCGAAAGAGAAAAATATCTCAGTCTTTTCTTTCTCTAATGCTAAGATAATCGACTATAATCTAGCCCAAGAGATTATTCAAAGTGGATTAAGAGAAATTACTATCTCCATCGATGGGGCAACCTTAACGACCCATAACCAGATAAGAGTGGGATCTGATTTAAATCAAGTCTTAGGTGCTTTAGAGATGCTTGTTTCTATTAGAGGTAAATTAAGGTATCCTATTATCTCTGGGTGGTTTGTAGGCAGAAAGTCAAATATTCATGAACTTTTAGATTTAATAGCCATCTGCAAAAAGATAGGTCTTGACTACCTTACCCTTCAACATGATCTTACTTATTGGGGGAAAGAAGATTTTAAAGAGAAAATGAAGAATGAAGCTTTAGGAAGAAATATTGACTCCTTAAAAGAAATAATTAGAGAGGCTTCAAAAAAAGCTTCTTCTTTAGAATTTAAATTTATTCATTACCAAAAGAATAAATTTTATCATAGATTGGGAAGAGAATGTTATTGGCCATGGCGGTCATGTTTTATTGCTTCTGATGGAAGGGTAGTCCCTTGTTGCCTCTTAGCTGATCCAGAAATAATAAATTTTGGGGATCTTTCCAAAGAAGAGTTCAAAGAAATTTGGAATAATATTAACTACCAGAATTTTAGAGAAAAGATAAAGAAACATCAGATTCCTTCTTTCTGTCGTGATTGTTATGAATAG
- a CDS encoding glycosyltransferase produces MNKMVTSQINVICIISSYTRGGAEQVLSENIRGFDKDLFSFTVACLYFIDPDHEKILKNLGVDVYPNLLKQKYNIFVILKLYKIIKKYQSQILFLFTDNRDAIFYGIIAAKMAGVPVIIGASHCIGLWGGKSSISKYSKIMLPFIDKIIAVSNTHKDYLNQQEGIDRDKLEVIYNGVDINLYFPKEKDLNLIREIGFDPSSPILGVVAGLRPEKGIDVFLQAAKLILNKYPEVQFLIAGDGIQRKALEELAKALNISERFKFLGYRADIYDLMPLLDIYISPSPPAGDNFSVVVLEAMACGIPVIATDVGSRREQVIENQTGFLINPYDSEIIAEKVDFLLKHKEVALEMGKKGRDLVVKNFTYHQMVNQTQNLFQELLKLKKDR; encoded by the coding sequence ATGAATAAGATGGTTACCAGCCAGATAAATGTTATCTGCATCATCTCTTCCTATACCCGAGGAGGGGCAGAGCAAGTATTGTCCGAAAATATTAGAGGTTTTGATAAAGACTTATTCTCTTTCACCGTCGCTTGTCTTTATTTTATCGATCCTGACCATGAAAAGATCCTTAAAAACTTAGGAGTAGATGTTTATCCTAATTTATTAAAGCAAAAATATAATATCTTTGTTATCTTAAAACTATATAAGATTATAAAAAAGTACCAAAGTCAGATCTTATTCTTATTTACTGACAATCGAGATGCTATCTTTTATGGTATCATTGCTGCTAAAATGGCTGGCGTTCCTGTGATTATAGGAGCTTCTCACTGTATTGGTCTGTGGGGTGGAAAGAGTAGCATCTCTAAGTATAGCAAGATAATGTTACCTTTTATAGATAAGATTATTGCTGTCTCTAATACCCATAAGGACTATCTAAATCAACAAGAAGGTATTGATCGGGATAAACTTGAAGTAATTTATAATGGGGTGGATATAAATCTGTATTTCCCTAAAGAAAAAGATCTCAATTTAATTAGAGAAATAGGCTTTGATCCATCTTCTCCTATTTTAGGAGTTGTGGCTGGACTTAGACCAGAGAAAGGAATAGATGTATTTTTACAGGCCGCTAAACTCATTTTAAATAAATACCCAGAGGTTCAATTCTTAATTGCAGGAGATGGTATTCAAAGAAAAGCTTTGGAAGAGCTGGCTAAAGCCTTAAATATTTCAGAAAGGTTTAAATTTTTAGGCTATCGAGCTGATATTTATGATCTTATGCCTCTCTTAGATATTTATATCTCTCCTTCTCCACCAGCCGGAGATAATTTTTCGGTAGTCGTCTTAGAGGCAATGGCTTGTGGTATTCCAGTAATTGCTACTGATGTAGGCAGCAGAAGAGAACAGGTGATAGAAAACCAGACTGGTTTTTTGATTAATCCTTACGATAGCGAAATCATCGCCGAAAAAGTAGATTTTCTCCTTAAGCATAAAGAAGTAGCTCTTGAGATGGGAAAAAAAGGAAGAGATTTAGTGGTTAAAAACTTTACTTACCATCAAATGGTTAATCAAACCCAGAA